In Anopheles gambiae chromosome 2, idAnoGambNW_F1_1, whole genome shotgun sequence, a single window of DNA contains:
- the LOC1276715 gene encoding serine/threonine-protein kinase 3, whose translation MLAMSSKHELKKLSEESLTRQPDEVFDILCKLGEGSYGSVYKALHKESEQVLAIKQVPVDTDLQEIIKEISIMQQCDSPYVVKYYGSYFKNTDLWIVMEYCGAGSVSDIMRLRKKTLSEDEIATILIDTLKGLEYLHLRRKIHRDIKAGNILLNSEGHAKLADFGVAGQLTDTMAKRNTVIGTPFWMAPEVIEEIGYDCVADIWSLGITALEMAEGKPPYGDIHPMRAIFMIPTKPPPSFRDPDIWSPEFIDFVSLCLVKNPEERATATDLLAHEFIRNAKPCSILSQMIAEAKEIRENQSYRHAAAISQANKQLQNNSNNNNNANGHDGGDSDDEDQVNSRTMKEFPADCGTLVPGRGDEGDGTMIAHTDYGTLVPDNGTMVELQSNLGTMVINSDSEESTMKRHDTNPDKPKYRPLFLDHFDKKEAEAASFGNSKVAAAVNNHHHHHQLQSPPSAMSSFDDGASVDLQPDHSPGYGSPQAATTPVVASAPQQQQQPHLPQSPLASSPQQPQPQVQKLVSNLVQQSAAAPGFPSPATHSPVSPSAPPMTQNFQDHQQHQQHQALQQQQQQQQQFNEERQRYQSHLQLQLNQISAVSPNMHQMQFLQPTAAEYDSLKFMNYEQLEQRLASLDKEMEKELAETKKRYTSKRQPILDAIEAKQQKRQQKLEEF comes from the exons ATGTTGGCGATGTCTTCCAAACA TGAGCTGAAGAAACTCTCGGAGGAAAGCTTAACGCGGCAGCCGGACGAGGTGTTCGACATACTCTGCAAGCTCGGCGAGGGTAGCTATGGCTCGGTGTACAAGGCGCTGCACAAGGAGAGCGAGCAGGTGCTCGCCATCAAGCAGGTGCCGGTCGACACGGACCTGCAGGAGATCATCAAGGAGATCTCGATCATGCAGCAGTGCGACTCGCCGTACGTGGTCAAGTACTACGGCAGCTACTTCAAGAACACCGACCTGTGGATCGTGATGGAGTACTGCGGGGCGGGCAGTGTGTCCGACATTATGCGGCTGCGCAAGAAAACACTGTCCGAGGACGAGATAGCGACGATACTGATCGACACACTGAAGGGGCTCGAGTATTTGCATCTGCGCCGGAAGATCCACCGCGACATTAAGGCGGGCAACATACTGCTCAACTCGGAGGGCCACGCGAAGCTGGCCGACTTTGGGGTGGCTGGTCAGCTGACGGACACGATGGCGAAGCGTAACACGGTCATTGGCACACCGTTCTGGATGGCGCCCGAGGTGATCGAGGAGATTGGGTACGACTGTGTGGCGGACATTTGGTCGCTCGGCATAACGGCGCTCGAGATGGCGGAGGGCAAGCCCCCGTACGGGGACATCCATCCGATGCGGGCCATCTTCATGATACCGACCAAGCCGCCGCCCTCGTTTCGCGATCCCGACATCTGGTCGCCCGAGTTCATTGACTTTGTGAGCCTGTGCCTGGTGAAGAATCCGGAGGAGCGGGCCACTGCCACCGATCTGCTGGCGCACGAGTTTATAC GCAACGCGAAACCGTGCAGCATACTGAGCCAGATGATAGCGGAAGCGAAGGAAATACGGGAAAACCAAAGCTACAGGCACGCGGCGGCCATTAGCCAAGCTAACAAGCAGCTGcagaacaacagcaacaacaacaacaatgccaACGGGCACGACGGGGGCGACTCGGATGACGAGGATCAGGTGAACTCGAGGACGATGAAGGAGTTCCCGGCCGACTGCGGGACGCTGGTGCCGGGCCGGGGCGACGAGGGCGACGGGACGATGATAGCGCACACCGACTACGGTACGCTCGTGCCGGACAATGGGACGATGGTGGAGCTGCAGTCGAACCTGGGCACGATGGTGATCAATTCCGATTCGGAAGAATCGACCATGAAAA GACATGATACAAACCCGGACAAGCCGAAGTACAGGCCGCTGTTTCTGGACCACTTCGACAAGAAGGAGGCGGAGGCGGCCAGCTTTGGCAACAGTAAAGTCGCGGCCGCCgtcaacaaccaccaccatcatcaccagctGCAGTCGCCACCGTCCGCGATGAGCTCGTTCGACGATGGGGCATCGGTCGACCTGCAGCCGGACCATTCGCCGGGCTACGGCAGTCCACAGGCGGCGACGACCCCGGTCGTTGCTTCCgccccgcagcagcagcagcagccgcatctGCCCCAATCGCCTTTAGCATCTTCGCCGCAGCAACCACAGCCACAGGTGCAGAAGCTCGTAAGCAATCTGGTGCAGCAGTCGGCCGCAGCACCGGGCTTCCCATCGCCGGCCACCCACAGTCCCGTGTCGCCGTCGGCACCGCCGATGACGCAAAATTTCCAagaccaccagcagcaccagcagcaccaagcattgcaacagcaacagcagcagcagcaacagttcaACGAAGAGCGGCAACGGTATCAGTCGCatctgcagctgcagctgaaTCAGATCTCCGCCGTCAGTCCCAATATGCATCAGATGCAGTTTTTGCAACCGACGGCGGCCGAGTATGATTCG CTTAAGTTTATGAACTACGAACAGCTCGAGCAACGGCTGGCCAGCCTGGACAAGGAGATGGAGAAGGAGCTGGCGGAAACGAAGAAGCGGTACACCTCCAAACGCCAACCGATACTGGACGCGATCGAGGCCAAACAGCAGAAGCGGCAGCAAAAGCTGGAAGAGTTCTGA
- the LOC1276713 gene encoding WD repeat-containing protein 26 homolog, with product MLNDNVGSGGGGGNRNGAAPGGGTPASTASPMDASNCDQNGHTVANSSSSSSSNSNNATVSNSNNNPAENDNGMGNSSNGLTTNGEAGGGGGGGSGSGGSSRPSPAHRTVKLDRTNQDIVRLIGQHLKDIGLERSAEMLMQEAGCCLEHPAASKFRIHVLSGDWNKADHDLQELQSLVDIRSDRASLNEMKFLLLEQKYLEYLEEGRPIDALHVLRNELTPLQHKTPRVHQLSSYMMCTNNAELYARAGWEGKGPKSRTRLMDRLQSYLPATVMLPPRRLRSLLVQAVELQNDRCQCHDMTWSTSIDSVSLLVDHNCSADGFPLQPLQVLNDHSDEVWFCKFSPDGRRLATGSKDNSVIVWEVDPVKLLLRNKRSFEGHTYGVSYIAWSPDSKHFIACGPDDCPDLWIWDVEQEKLVTKFSHSTDDSLTCAAFNRDGTRFVTGGTRGQFYLVDLDGILHDNWEGVRVNGLSFLSDNKTVLAADTHYRIRGYSFDNPRTDYGIVQEQCPIMTFSVNSADRLALLNISSQGLHLWDLQDKCLVRRFQGVTQGNYTIYSCFGGVNESFVASGSEDNKVYIWHIRREEPLATLIGHTRTVNCVSWNPVYPALLASASDDGTVRIWGPQQPPTQWTANGSGVANTLQHHPQVHTNGSGGGVGGAADSASISSTGSATSTSSSTSSSSGGGGGGGGGSGHPPNVGGGAGGPGGSIEVLSTSSWNIT from the coding sequence ATGCTGAACGATAACGtcggcagtggtggtggtggtggtaatcgGAACGGGGCGGCACCGGGTGGTGGCACCCCCGCCTCAACCGCTTCCCCGATGGACGCATCAAACTGTGATCAAAATGGTCACACCGtggccaacagcagcagcagcagcagtagtaatagtaataatGCCACCGTtagcaatagcaacaacaacccgGCCGAGAACGATAACGGCAtgggcaacagcagcaacggacTGACCACGAACGGTGaggccggcggcggcggcggcggcggcagcggcagcggtggcTCATCGCGCCCATCGCCCGCCCACCGCACGGTGAAGCTGGACCGCACCAACCAGGACATCGTGCGGCTGATCGGGCAGCACCTGAAGGACATTGGGCTGGAGCGCAGCGCCGAGATGCTGATGCAGGAGGCGGGCTGCTGCCTGGAGCATCCGGCCGCGTCCAAGTTCCGCATCCACGTGCTGTCCGGCGACTGGAACAAGGCCGACCACGACCTGCAGGAGCTCCAGTCGCTGGTGGACATCCGGAGCGATCGGGCCAGCCTGAACGAGATGAAGTTTCTGCTGCTCGAGCAGAAGTACCTCGAGTATCTGGAGGAGGGCCGCCCGATCGATGCGCTGCACGTGCTGCGCAACGAGCTGACGCCGCTGCAGCACAAGACGCCCCGCGTCCACCAGCTGTCCTCGTACATGATGTGCACGAACAATGCGGAGCTGTACGCGCGGGCCGGCTGGGAGGGCAAGGGGCCGAAGTCGCGCACCCGGCTGATGGACCGGCTGCAGTCGTACCTGCCCGCGACGGTGATGCTGCCCCCGCGGCGGCTCCGCTCGCTGCTCGTGCAGGCGGTGGAGCTGCAGAACGACCGCTGCCAGTGCCACGACATGACGTGGAGCACCAGCATCGACAGCGTGTCCCTGCTCGTCGACCACAACTGCAGTGCGGACGGGTTCCCGCTCCAGCCGCTGCAGGTACTGAACGACCACTCGGACGAGGTGTGGTTCTGCAAGTTCTCGCCCGATGGGCGCCGGCTCGCGACGGGCTCGAAGGACAACAGCGTGATCGTGTGGGAGGTCGATCcggtgaagctgctgctgcgcaacAAGCGCTCCTTCGAGGGGCACACGTACGGCGTGTCGTACATTGCCTGGAGCCCGGACTCGAAGCACTTCATTGCGTGCGGGCCGGACGACTGCCCGGACCTGTGGATCTGGGACGTGGAGCAGGAAAAGCTGGTGACCAAGTTTTCCCACTCGACCGACGACAGCCTCACCTGTGCGGCGTTCAATCGGGACGGCACGCGGTTCGTGACCGGCGGCACCCGCGGCCAGTTCTATCTGGTCGATCTCGACGGCATTCTGCACGACAACTGGGAGGGGGTGCGCGTCAACGGGCTGTCCTTCCTGTCGGACAACAAGACGGTGCTGGCGGCCGACACGCACTACCGGATACGGGGGTACAGCTTCGACAATCCTCGCACCGACTACGGCATCGTGCAGGAGCAGTGCCCGATCATGACGTTCTCGGTGAACTCGGCCGACCGGCTCGCCCTGCTCAACATCTCCTCCCAGGGGCTGCACCTGTGGGACCTGCAGGACAAGTGTCTGGTGCGCCGGTTCCAGGGCGTCACGCAGGGCAACTACACGATCTACTCGTGCTTCGGCGGCGTGAACGAAAGCTTCGTAGCGAGCGGCAGCGAAGACAACAAGGTGTACATCTGGCACATCCGCCGGGAGGAACCGCTGGCGACGCTGATCGGGCACACGCGCACGGTCAACTGTGTCAGCTGGAACCCGGTCTATCCGGCGCTGCTGGCGTCCGCGTCCGACGATGGGACGGTGCGGATCTGGGGCCCCCAGCAACCGCCGACCCAGTGGACGGCGAACGGTAGCGGTGTGGCCAACACGCTCCAGCACCATCCGCAGGTGCACACGaacggtagtggtggtggtgtgggtggtgccgccgacAGTGCCTCGATCAGCTCGACCGGTTCCGCCACCTCGACGTCCTCCTCCACCTCATCGTCAAGCGGTgggggtggtggcggtggtggtggttctggCCATCCGCCCAACGTAGGAGGTGGAGCAGGAGGACCTGGTGGCAGTATCGAAGTGTTATCGACATCGTCCTGGAATATCACATAA
- the LOC3290091 gene encoding uncharacterized protein LOC3290091: protein MVVWKGFTWQSRLPRGTVVLYVLVFCQLYVLVGTQQHQQQQQQHPPPQQQQQQQHPPPQQYQQQQQQQQPPPQQHQQQHPPPQQQQPPPPQQQQQFQQQPPPQQQQQQFQQPPPQQQQRHPPPQQQQQQFQQQQPPPQPQHHQPPPPQQFQQQQQQQHPPPQQFQQQPPPQQQFHQQPPPHELGGQHHPPPVVSLQDIPEHDRPWYEMLPAVAMDYKVHIDAGKEDCYFQYVQQGSTLYVSFHVIRGGDGMAGFAVRNPRGEIVHPYQWQASSDYTDGAAMGGFYAVCIDNQFSRFASKLVNLYITVIRYEEWEKFTKEIEDLNVNMNNFTGTISTVERNLNAMFQYQAHSRNNEARDYALILDNNAYIWKWSVLQILVIVFTTSVQVYFVRKLFDIKTGSGKSRI from the exons ATGGTCGTGTGGAAAGGTTTTACGTGGCAAAGTAGGCTCCCTCGCGGGACGGTCGTGCTGTATGTTTTAGTGTTTTGTCAATTGTACGTTCTTGTTGGGacgcaacagcaccagcagcagcagcaacaacatcctccacctcagcagcagcagcagcaacaacatccaCCACCGCAAcagtatcagcagcagcagcaacagcaacagcctccaccacagcagcaccagcagcaacatcctcctccccagcagcaacagccgccTCCaccccaacagcaacaacagttcCAGCAACAACCGCctccccagcagcagcaacaacagttcCAACAACCGCctccccagcagcagcaacgacatcCACcacctcagcagcagcaacaacaattccagcaacaacagccacCTCCCCAAccgcagcaccaccagccaccgccgccgcagcagttccagcaacaacaacaacaacaacatccgcCTCCTCAGCaattccagcagcagccgcctcCGCAACAACAGTTTCACCAGCAGCCACCTCCGCACGAGCTCGGCGGACAGCACCATCCACCGCCGGTAGTGTCGCTGCAGGACATCCCCGAGCACGACCGACCATGGTACGAAATGCTGCCAGCGGTCGCGATGGACTACAAGGTGCACATCGATGCCGGCAAGGAGGATTGCTACTTCCAGTACGTCCAGCAGGGCAGCACGCTGTACGTAAGCTTCCACGTAATCCGGGGCGGTGACGGGATGGCCGGCTTTGCGGTGCGCAATCCGCGCGGCGAAATTGTCCACCCGTACCAGTGGCAGGCGTCGAGCGATTACACCGACGGTGCGGCCATGGGCGGCTTCTACGCCGTCTGCATCGACAACCAGTTTTCGCGCTTTGCCAGCAAGCTGGTCAACCTGTACATTACCGTGATCCGGTACGAGGAGTGGGAAAAGTTCACCAAGGAGATCGAAGATTTGAACGTCAACATGAACAACTTTACG GGCACCATTTCGACGGTGGAACGGAACCTGAACGCCATGTTCCAGTATCAGGCCCACTCGCGCAACAACGAGGCCCGCGATTATGCGCTGATTCTGGACAACAATGCGTACATCTGGAAGTGGTCCGTGCTGCAGATCCTGGTGATCGTGTTCACCACCTCGGTGCAGGTGTACTTTGTCCGGAAGCTGTTCGACATCAAGACGGGCAGTGGCAAGAGCCGCATTTAG
- the LOC1276712 gene encoding E3 ubiquitin-protein ligase RNF185, whose protein sequence is MASTTDIPPAVGNAPTAPLLEDLNEDTPSSSSSSTATTTTDSGKPSTSYSFSMLGADTAIPGSSSSTSYSIKRPQSGDDSIQSAAAGGSKTKTQLENDTAGGDGAGEGASTGAPSTEAGEEEKKDDSMFECNICLDTAKDAVVSMCGHLFCWPCIHQWMNGYRNTCPVCKSSISKEKVIPLYGRGGSKEDPRKTVPPRPAGQRTEPEQPHGFQSFTGDGSFHMSFGIGAFPFGFFTSTLNFGDFRGAGNVTRENTRESEEDQFLSQVFLYVALIFLAWLAMA, encoded by the coding sequence ATGGCATCAACGACAGATATTCCTCCGGCCGTGGGCAACGCGCCCACCGCTCCCTTGCTAGAGGATCTCAACGAGGACACGccctcctcctcatcgtccagcacggcgacgacgacgacagacAGTGGCAAACCTTCGACATCGTACAGCTTCTCCATGCTCGGTGCGGATACGGCCATcccaggcagcagcagcagcaccagctacAGCATCAAACGGCCACAGTCCGGGGACGATAGCATCCAGTCGGCGGCGGCCGGTGGTAGCAAAACCAAGACACAGCTAGAAAACGACACAGCCGGCGGCGATGGTGCGGGcgagggcgcatcgaccggtgCGCCATCCACCGAGGCCGGCGAGGAGGAGAAAAAGGACGACTCCATGTTCGAGTGTAACATCTGTCTCGACACGGCCAAGGACGCGGTGGTCAGCATGTGCGGGCATCTGTTCTGCTGGCCGTGCATTCACCAGTGGATGAACGGGTACCGCAACACCTGCCCGGTGTGCAAATCGTCCATCAGCAAGGAGAAGGTGATTCCGCTGTACGGGCGCGGCGGCAGCAAGGAGGATCCGCGCAAAACCGTACCGCCCCGGCCGGCCGGCCAGCGTACCGAGCCGGAGCAGCCGCACGGCTTCCAGAGCTTCACCGGCGACGGCAGCTTCCACATGTCGTTCGGCATCGGGGCGTTCCCGTTCGGGTTCTTTACCTCCACGCTGAACTTTGGCGACTTTCGCGGCGCGGGCAATGTGACGCGCGAGAATACGCGCGAATCGGAGGAGGACCAGTTCCTGTCGCAAGTGTTCCTGTACGTGGCGCTCATCTTTCTGGCCTGGCTGGCCATGGcctag